One window from the genome of Corvus moneduloides isolate bCorMon1 chromosome 9, bCorMon1.pri, whole genome shotgun sequence encodes:
- the JUN gene encoding transcription factor AP-1 — protein MSAKMEPTFYEDALSAGFAPPESGGYGYNNAKVLKQNMTLNLSDPSSNLKPHLRNKNADILTSPDVGLLKLASPELERLIIQSSNGLITTTPTPTQFLCPKNVTDEQEGFAEGFVRALAELHNQNTLPSVTSAAQPVTSGMAPVSSMAGSTSFNTSLHSEPPVYANLSNFNPNALSSAPNYNTNSMGYAPQHHINPQMPVQHPRLQALKEEPQTVPEMPGETPPLSPIDMESQERIKAERKRMRNRIAASKCRKRKLERIARLEEKVKTLKAQNSELASTANMLREQVAQLKQKVMNHVNSGCQLMLTQQLQTF, from the coding sequence ATGAGTGCAAAGATGGAGCCTACTTTCTACGAGGATGCGCTGAGCGCCGGCTTCGCGCCGCCGGAGAGCGGCGGGTACGGATACAATAACGCCAAGGTGCTGAAGCAAAACATGACGCTGAACCTGTCCGACCCCTCCAGCAACCTGAAGCCGCACCTGAGGAACAAGAACGCCGACATCCTCACCTCGCCCGACGTGGGGCTCCTCAAACTGGCCTCGCCCGAGCTGGAGCGGCTCATCATCCAGTCCAGCAACGGGCTGATCACCACCACGCCGACCCCGACGCAGTTCCTGTGCCCCAAGAATGTCACCGACGAACAGGAGGGGTTCGCGGAGGGCTTCGTGAGAGCTTTGGCCGAGCTGCACAACCAGAACACGCTGCCCAGCGTCACCTCGGCCGCCCAGCCTGTCACCAGCGGGATGGCACCTGTGTCCTCCATGGCCGGCAGCACCAGCTTCAACACCAGTTTGCACAGCGAGCCCCCGGTGTACGCCAACCTCAGCAACTTCAACCCCAACGCGCTCAGCTCCGCGCCCAACTACAACACCAACAGCATGGGATACGCGCCCCAGCATCACATAAACCCCCAGATGCCCGTGCAGCATCCCCGGCTCCAGGCTCTGAAAGAGGAGCCGCAGACTGTACCTGAAATGCCGGGGGAAACTCCTCCCCTGTCCCCCATTGACATGGAGTCACAGGAGAGAATCAAAGCCGAGAGAAAGCGCATGAGGAACAGAATCGCGGCGTCCAAATGCCGGAAAAGGAAGTTGGAAAGGATTGCTCGGTtggaagaaaaagtgaaaacttTGAAAGCCCAGAACTCAGAGCTGGCATCAACTGCCAACATGCTCAGAGAACAGGTTGCACAGCTTAAGCAGAAGGTCATGAACCACGTCAACAGCGGGTGCCAGCTCATGCTCACACAGCAGTTGCAGACGTTTTGA